DNA sequence from the Brienomyrus brachyistius isolate T26 chromosome 18, BBRACH_0.4, whole genome shotgun sequence genome:
TTTGTCTTATGCGGCGACAAGGGCACCGATGTTATTATATCACGTGTTGACTGGCTGATGTTAAAACTAACGACCAATCGCTGTGacttaaataatttattaatttaatatagtGCTTCTGAACTAGTCCTTGGGACCTCCAGATAGTCACTGCCAGGTATTcagtgttcttgattggctgagagcagagagggagcaaaaatgtgtactgcATGGAGGTCCCTGGGGACTGGGTTTGAATAACACTGGGATAGTTAATATATAGGTTATTGGGATGATGGTCATACGATTAGTCGTGAATTATACATGTCAGGAGTTAAATCCCcaaccccagaggtgtgaagtgaCCCACCAGTAGTgaaggacattttttttttagcccaatagatggtgctctctgttcaataaagggcacaaggcaaaccaagagcaccatctagtgggctaaagaaatacagcaaatggttcatgaaccattattttgtccatcactacccGCCAGGCCACATGCAACCAAACATATCCACTTTGAAAGAAACTaggatattttttttgtgtgtaggATATGAGGAGGAATCCCTTTCGCCTTTTGTGTCTCTGTACAGAGCCAGACCCGGGGCCTGCGCCACGCTTGTGTGTCCTGAAGAGGGCGCCAAATGAGAGTTTTGGGTTCCACCTGCGCTTAGAGACGGGCTGCCGGGGCCACATTGTGCAGAACGTGGAGCCGTGGAGCGTGGCAGAGTACAGGGGCCTGCAGGACGGTGATCGGCTGCTGGCGGTCAATGGGGAATTCGTAGGCGAAGCCAGCCACCATAGGGTGAGTGGGGGGGTCACTCTTACTGACTACAGACCCCCCCAGGGACTTTCCAGACATTGCTATCAGAGAGAATGCAGTATTTACCCTACAGTATATGGCCAAACATATGAGGATCCCAGAAGCATGGCTACAAATGGCCAGGGACTAAGTAATGCCCAGCAAAATAGTCTGCCCCCCATCCAATAGAAAATTTGTAGTGTTGCTACCCCCCAGGTGGACAACTGCTCACCAGCCCACCAGGGGGTACCCAAAAACCCACAATTCGAGCAGCATACGCAAACGCCAACCACAGGATGGCATCCTGGCAATGCCACTGCTGGATGCCAGCTTATCTGAAATCCCGTTCTGACTCCAGTGGTATAAAGATGAAGTTAGTCCACATTCTGTTTCTGTGATAGTCTCTGCTGTCCCACTGGATGTCGGAATATTGCTGGTGGGATTTTTTTGTTGGGTGATCAGGTCTCTTCTGGTGCGTTTGTGTTTGGTGCCACTTCGCAGCTGGATTTGCTCGCAGATGGTTCCACGTCACAATCACTTCACCCGCAGTTGATCAGGGCAGCTCTAGCAGGACAGAAATTTGGTGAACCGACTTGCTGGACCGATAACGGTGCCAAGACGAAAGTCACTATCCTCTTCTGTATGACTCTGCATTCTGCTTGTTGCACTCTAGTGGCCAAACTTGTGCAAACACCTACCATTTACGCTTCAAAAATTACTGCACAAATGTCGGCGATCctgtttataaacaatcaaagaatgtcACTAATATCATACACTGAACAATGAAATAAGTAACTGTAGTAATTGGAACAAAattctgcaatctctaaaaattTCCACAATTTTAGCCGTTAGTGTATGTTTTACTGGAGAACACAGACCAAGATAGTTGTCTTGGATGTTACTgtacttggccaataaacctTTGTCATTCTACTTCTCTTTAACTTCTATGGTCTTCTCTGCAGACTGGCCCACAGTGCAGCTTCTCCCTCATTTTGTGCTGGATCCTTGCGTCAGGCTGTGAGGTCGTAAGCTTTTCACCGCGAGTTGACGTTCGCTCACCGCTGCCCTCTCCCTCTCCGATGTCAGGTCACTCAGAAGATACAGGTGTGTGGGACACAGCTGTGCCTCTTGGTGTTGAGCGGCTCCGACTACGAGCAGGTGGTCTCCGAGGGCCGCGACCTCCGCCACCTGACCAGAGCCCACCTAGGAGAGGGCTGTGCCCGGCCTCGGCTCTGTCACATCACCAGGGACCCCCGCAGTGGTCTGGGTCTCAGTATCACCCCTATCCAGGGTAAGGGGTTGACTATTAGGGATAAGGTTGATTCCTGGATTTTTTTAAGATGGGGGAAGGagtcaaccttatcattagccaatcaaGTGTTTTGAATCGTTGAGTGATACTGTGGGGACCAATCAGGTTTCAGCTGGGGCTGGTGCCCGGTGTGGCCATGCCCCAATATTTACCCCTGATTAGGGGGTATATTTTAGAGGTTCAGTGTCTCTGGTTGGCTTGTTGGGCTGATGGCACATCCCTTCTGCGCACCTTGATGATTGAGTCAGCAAATAGGACAAAGAGGAGGTCACATGACTATTCTGTGTATACTGCTGTGCAGGGAAGAAAGGTCCATACTCGGTGAAAGTGGCCAGAGGGGGCGCTGCTGAGCGATCAGGGGTCCGTGAAGGAGACTGGCTGCTGTGGATCAATGGTACCAGAACCTCGGAGCTCGCCTACTCAGCACTAAGAAATATGGTAGGccgtgaccccctccccccacagccagccccccccccccccccatcctctgcCACGCTGTCTCCCCACACATTGCATACTTTTTAGATGAAGAAGTGTGGGATCCACGTGACCGTCCTGGTGATTGACACTGAGAGCGAGCGAGCCTTTGTCCGCTGCCGGCACCCCATCCTTCCTTCCATGGCTGTCACCCACAACCTGCCCCACCGTCCTTCCACGCTGCACCTGGAGCAGGGACCTGGTGGCTACGGTTTCCTGCTGAGGGAGGAGAAGATGCGGTCTGGACGCCTCAGTGAGGATAACACATGCAAATACACATGAAATCTCAATTTGCATACGGCTGCTGGAGTCAATGCCTAACACACGTAAAGACATAAAGTTAAATAAGATTATTCACCTGTGCAGTCATGATTTCAGAGTATACCAATCATTTAACAAACTTTATTGAACTAATGTGTTTTATTCTTTCATGTAAATAATGACTGATTTCAAGATTCAATATATTTATTGGCCATGTGCAACAGGTCCAAAATAGAAAGTATAAAACATAACAGACAGTGCAAAACAGCATGACAGTGCAAACAATACAAAATAGTGCAAAATGATATAGAcagtgcaaaacaaaacagacagtgCAAAACAGCATGACAGTGCAAAACAATACAAAATAGTGCAAAACGATATAGAcagtgcaaaacaaaacagacagtgcaaaacaaaacagacagtgcaaaacaaaacagtgcAAAACAGCATGACAGTGCAAAACAATACAAAATAGTGCAAAACGATATAGAcagtgaaaaacaaaacagacagtgcaaaacaaaacagacagtgcaaaacaaaacagtgcAAAACAGCATGACAGTGCAAAACAATACAAAATAGTGCAAAACGATATAGACAGTGCAATAGAAAACAaaccacaaaacaaaacagacagtgcaaaacagcacaCAACAGTagagacaaaacaaaaaacagacaaacagtgcaaaacaaaacaagattacAAACAGGGATGTAGGAACCAGGGGAACACGGCTGACATGAACCCCCTAATATTTAATTCTCATTCATTCAACCCCCCATAAATAGACCTTTGCCTTTATGTTATAaaatagtgccccccccccaaatatcaAACTGTCCTGTGCCGTTGAATGTAAAATGGCACTCGGTAGTCAGAAGACAGCATCATACACATATTTCAGCTTTCGTGGGCGTGTCCCCCTTAGGCCACGTGCTGCGTGATATCGACGCAGGCAGCCCAGCCGAGGCGGCCGGCATGCGTGACGGGGACACGCTGCTGGCAGTGAACGCCGAGCCCGTGGAAGCGCTGGAGCATGAGGAGATC
Encoded proteins:
- the LOC125713446 gene encoding Na(+)/H(+) exchange regulatory cofactor NHE-RF4-like isoform X1, whose protein sequence is MSSAFNGPTDTMDLPQKFTFNPKEGIDNPALVISEDAEPDPGPAPRLCVLKRAPNESFGFHLRLETGCRGHIVQNVEPWSVAEYRGLQDGDRLLAVNGEFVGEASHHRVTQKIQVCGTQLCLLVLSGSDYEQVVSEGRDLRHLTRAHLGEGCARPRLCHITRDPRSGLGLSITPIQGKKGPYSVKVARGGAAERSGVREGDWLLWINGTRTSELAYSALRNMMKKCGIHVTVLVIDTESERAFVRCRHPILPSMAVTHNLPHRPSTLHLEQGPGGYGFLLREEKMRSGRLSHVLRDIDAGSPAEAAGMRDGDTLLAVNAEPVEALEHEEIVLRVRRSGQRVALTTIRPKGADFYFKLGLSPLLFCDDILPEEEPEDCAPAPPAAPPDEPLVQAPAHLPCPRLCVLERGGSGFGFHLGGIPPDPGTFISQVAAGGPGEKVGLFEGDVVVEVNGMNVEEEYLEDVVALVKKGGESLKMLVVERWGYELLKKSGMPIRPGVITQSTQVRQKLTHAESHKHNQNGRSNNAEDIEN
- the LOC125713446 gene encoding Na(+)/H(+) exchange regulatory cofactor NHE-RF3-like isoform X2, whose amino-acid sequence is MDLPQKFTFNPKEGIDNPALVISEDAEPDPGPAPRLCVLKRAPNESFGFHLRLETGCRGHIVQNVEPWSVAEYRGLQDGDRLLAVNGEFVGEASHHRVTQKIQVCGTQLCLLVLSGSDYEQVVSEGRDLRHLTRAHLGEGCARPRLCHITRDPRSGLGLSITPIQGKKGPYSVKVARGGAAERSGVREGDWLLWINGTRTSELAYSALRNMMKKCGIHVTVLVIDTESERAFVRCRHPILPSMAVTHNLPHRPSTLHLEQGPGGYGFLLREEKMRSGRLSHVLRDIDAGSPAEAAGMRDGDTLLAVNAEPVEALEHEEIVLRVRRSGQRVALTTIRPKGADFYFKLGLSPLLFCDDILPEEEPEDCAPAPPAAPPDEPLVQAPAHLPCPRLCVLERGGSGFGFHLGGIPPDPGTFISQVAAGGPGEKVGLFEGDVVVEVNGMNVEEEYLEDVVALVKKGGESLKMLVVERWGYELLKKSGMPIRPGVITQSTQVRQKLTHAESHKHNQNGRSNNAEDIEN
- the LOC125713446 gene encoding Na(+)/H(+) exchange regulatory cofactor NHE-RF4-like isoform X3; its protein translation is MSSAFNGPTDTMDLPQKFTFNPKEGIDNPALVISEDAEPDPGPAPRLCVLKRAPNESFGFHLRLETGCRGHIVQNVEPWSVAEYRGLQDGDRLLAVNGEFVGEASHHRVTQKIQVCGTQLCLLVLSGSDYEQVVSEGRDLRHLTRAHLGEGCARPRLCHITRDPRSGLGLSITPIQGKKGPYSVKVARGGAAERSGVREGDWLLWINGTRTSELAYSALRNMMKKCGIHVTVLVIDTESERAFVRCRHPILPSMAVTHNLPHRPSTLHLEQGPGGYGFLLREEKMRSGRLSHVLRDIDAGSPAEAAGMRDGDTLLAVNAEPVEALEHEEIVLRVRRSGQRVALTTIRPKGADFYFKLGLSPLLFCDDILPEEEPEDCAPAPPAAPPDEPLVQAPAHLPCPRLCVLERGGSGFGFHLGGIPPDPGTFISQVAAGGPGEKVGLFEGDVVVEVNGMNVEEEYLEDVVALVKKGGESLKMLVVERWGYELLKKSGMPIRPGVITQSTQREETPKRSFF